A genomic stretch from Acidobacteriota bacterium includes:
- a CDS encoding lytic transglycosylase domain-containing protein: protein MKALFSRFGLGGCGLALLACAASSLAGEEAPPAMAPYQRLIEQVAERHGLDPHLFSALVETESARRAGAVSSAGAVGLAQLMPETARRFGVLDPKNPEDNLEGAARYLRWLLDRFRGRVDLALAAYNAGEGAVDRHGGLPPYPETMTFVQKVMARAGLRQPSVSPPPRPVRLLRRPDGSFLMTNRPVSRGR from the coding sequence ATGAAGGCGCTCTTCTCACGGTTCGGGCTGGGGGGCTGCGGCCTGGCCCTGCTCGCGTGTGCCGCCTCCAGCCTGGCGGGAGAGGAGGCGCCCCCCGCGATGGCCCCCTACCAGCGACTGATCGAGCAGGTGGCCGAGCGCCATGGCCTCGACCCTCACCTGTTCTCCGCGCTGGTGGAAACCGAGTCCGCCCGGCGGGCGGGGGCGGTTTCTTCGGCCGGTGCCGTCGGCCTGGCCCAGTTGATGCCCGAGACGGCCCGCCGCTTCGGTGTTCTCGATCCGAAGAACCCCGAGGACAATCTCGAAGGGGCTGCCCGCTATTTGCGCTGGCTGCTCGATCGTTTTCGGGGTCGTGTGGACCTGGCGCTGGCGGCCTACAACGCGGGGGAGGGGGCTGTCGATCGCCACGGGGGACTGCCGCCCTATCCGGAAACCATGACCTTTGTTCAGAAAGTGATGGCCCGCGCGGGTCTCCGGCAGCCCTCCGTCAGCCCCCCGCCCAGGCCCGTGCGGCTTCTCCGGCGTCCGGACGGCTCCTTTCTGATGACCAACCGGCCTGTCTCGCGGGGCCGCTAA
- a CDS encoding S8 family serine peptidase, translated as MFRHFPFSFAARPAAALAGLLIVAGCVGTHRPGQPETVPLAPDPGPASARPLSPRFEILARDAGNQGFVRALLELRRQVDIPALMASQQERCLSRGQGREETLRALAQVAEESQALVEPLLEELLARGLLDYYEKLRFRNRIFISIRPEALEKVRMHPQVAEVIPEYDGVREARRAAGMGLIGKAPPIPPGDSWGVEMLGLRRLWEDGIDGRGVVIGILDSGVMGTHEALADAHREDDYWYDPVGGSPAALDTVPHGSQVLSCALGRPTLGHALGTAPGARWVAALSNYHNSYNNVNMSLAADWLIFEGRPDVMLGAWGHGKAACEPRDRPMVQALRAAGIVPVFAAGNDGPDPATGQTPAALTGLFPFGLGPLSVAAIDRHGKIIGPSSRGPNPCSPEVPFPDVTAPGWEVPVPTGGGPRSLTLASGTSMSVGWVGGLAAMILQVAPEMPVWEVERIIRETARDLPPKGFDAASGHGLIDPAAAVAAARRWRPACR; from the coding sequence TTGTTCCGCCATTTCCCGTTCTCTTTCGCCGCCCGGCCGGCCGCAGCGCTTGCCGGTCTTCTCATCGTCGCCGGCTGCGTGGGCACACACCGACCCGGCCAGCCGGAGACCGTCCCCCTGGCCCCCGATCCCGGGCCCGCCAGTGCTCGTCCCCTTTCCCCCCGGTTCGAGATCCTCGCCCGGGACGCCGGAAACCAGGGATTCGTCCGCGCCCTGCTGGAGCTGCGCCGCCAGGTCGACATCCCGGCCCTGATGGCCTCCCAGCAGGAGCGCTGCCTGTCCCGCGGCCAGGGCCGAGAGGAAACGCTGCGGGCTCTCGCGCAGGTGGCCGAAGAGTCCCAGGCGCTCGTCGAACCGCTGCTCGAAGAACTTCTCGCCCGGGGACTGCTGGACTATTACGAGAAGCTCCGCTTTCGGAACAGGATCTTCATCTCCATCCGTCCGGAAGCCCTCGAAAAAGTCCGCATGCATCCCCAGGTGGCCGAGGTCATTCCGGAGTACGACGGTGTCCGGGAGGCCCGCCGCGCGGCAGGCATGGGACTGATCGGCAAGGCCCCCCCCATTCCCCCCGGCGACAGCTGGGGAGTGGAGATGCTGGGCCTGCGCCGACTCTGGGAAGACGGCATCGATGGCCGCGGTGTGGTGATCGGCATCCTCGACAGCGGTGTGATGGGAACCCACGAGGCCCTGGCCGACGCTCATCGGGAAGATGATTACTGGTACGACCCGGTAGGGGGCTCTCCCGCGGCCCTGGACACGGTTCCCCACGGCTCCCAGGTACTTTCCTGCGCCCTGGGACGCCCGACTCTGGGCCACGCGCTGGGCACCGCGCCCGGAGCCCGGTGGGTCGCCGCCCTGTCCAACTACCACAACAGCTACAACAACGTGAACATGTCCCTGGCCGCCGACTGGCTGATCTTCGAGGGCAGGCCCGACGTGATGCTCGGAGCCTGGGGACACGGCAAGGCCGCTTGCGAGCCCCGGGACCGCCCGATGGTCCAGGCTCTCCGCGCGGCGGGCATCGTGCCCGTCTTCGCCGCGGGCAACGACGGCCCCGATCCGGCCACGGGCCAGACACCCGCCGCCCTCACCGGCCTGTTCCCTTTTGGTCTCGGTCCGCTCTCGGTGGCCGCCATCGATCGCCACGGCAAGATCATCGGCCCCTCGTCCCGGGGACCCAACCCCTGTTCACCGGAGGTTCCCTTCCCCGACGTGACGGCCCCGGGGTGGGAGGTTCCGGTCCCCACCGGCGGTGGACCCCGTTCCCTGACCCTGGCCTCGGGAACCTCCATGTCGGTGGGCTGGGTCGGCGGCCTGGCCGCCATGATCCTCCAGGTCGCCCCGGAGATGCCCGTCTGGGAGGTGGAACGGATCATCCGCGAGACCGCCCGTGACTTACCCCCGAAAGGCTTCGATGCCGCCTCCGGTCACGGCCTGATCGACCCGGCGGCCGCCGTGGCGGCCGCCCGCCGGTGGCGGCCGGCCTGCCGCTAG
- a CDS encoding glucose-6-phosphate isomerase has protein sequence MSGASTWQSFLDQSLAHEELGVWLDFSGLPAAERPDAALVERTRRALAEMAALEAGAIANPDEGRQVGHYWLRDPQLAPTAEQRNAIRQAQHQVREFAAAVREGTVAAPSGRPFGHLLIVGIGGSALGPQLAAAALGRCSDPLEMHFLDNTDPEGFEQVFSRLEGHLDRLLVVVVSKSGGTPETRNGLEETWRRLEGAGLKPPRHLVAVTGEGSALADRARVEGWLATFPMWDWVGGRTSQTSAVGLLPMALEGHDVEGFLAGAREMDRWTRSADPQANPAARMAMAWYGATGGRGRRDMVVIPYRDRLSLFARYLQQLVMESLGKEKDICGRVVRQGLTVYGNKGSTDQHAYVQQLRDGLDNYFLTLIATLEDPREADAGGPTAGDYLLGFLLGTRRALLDGGRRVITLVLRRIDAFSLGALIALYERSVGLYAGMIGINAYHQPGVEAGKKAAAGVLELQAALLEHIAARADRELDAAGWAEAVGRPEMAVEAHWLLEHLAACGRGVRRVPAHPAPRFRSTVD, from the coding sequence ATGAGCGGAGCATCGACCTGGCAGAGTTTCCTGGATCAGAGCCTGGCCCACGAGGAACTGGGCGTCTGGCTGGATTTCTCCGGGCTGCCTGCCGCCGAGCGCCCCGACGCCGCGCTGGTGGAAAGGACACGTCGGGCGCTGGCGGAGATGGCCGCCCTCGAAGCGGGAGCCATCGCCAACCCGGACGAGGGGCGCCAGGTGGGCCACTACTGGCTGCGGGATCCCCAACTCGCCCCCACTGCCGAGCAGCGGAACGCGATCCGGCAAGCCCAGCACCAGGTCCGGGAGTTCGCCGCCGCGGTGCGCGAGGGGACGGTCGCGGCGCCCTCGGGGAGGCCTTTCGGCCACCTGCTGATAGTCGGTATCGGCGGTTCGGCTCTCGGTCCGCAACTTGCCGCCGCCGCCCTGGGTCGCTGCAGCGATCCCCTGGAGATGCACTTTCTGGACAACACCGACCCCGAGGGTTTCGAGCAGGTCTTCTCCCGCCTCGAGGGTCACCTCGATCGTCTGCTCGTCGTGGTGGTTTCCAAGTCCGGAGGGACTCCAGAAACCCGCAATGGCCTCGAGGAGACCTGGCGCCGGCTGGAGGGCGCGGGGCTGAAGCCTCCCCGGCACCTGGTGGCCGTCACCGGGGAAGGCAGCGCCCTGGCCGACAGGGCCCGGGTCGAGGGCTGGCTGGCCACCTTTCCCATGTGGGACTGGGTGGGTGGGCGCACCTCTCAGACCTCGGCGGTGGGCCTGCTGCCGATGGCTCTCGAGGGGCACGACGTGGAGGGCTTTCTTGCCGGCGCCAGGGAGATGGATCGCTGGACCCGAAGTGCCGACCCCCAGGCCAACCCGGCGGCGCGGATGGCCATGGCCTGGTATGGGGCCACCGGTGGCCGGGGCCGGCGGGACATGGTGGTCATTCCCTACCGTGACCGCCTGTCTCTCTTCGCGCGCTATCTCCAGCAACTCGTGATGGAGTCACTGGGCAAGGAGAAGGACATCTGCGGCAGAGTCGTGCGCCAGGGGCTGACGGTCTACGGCAACAAGGGCTCCACCGATCAGCACGCCTACGTGCAGCAACTCCGAGACGGGCTGGACAACTACTTCCTGACCCTGATCGCCACCCTGGAGGATCCCCGGGAGGCGGACGCGGGCGGGCCCACCGCGGGGGATTACCTGCTGGGCTTCCTGCTGGGCACCCGGCGCGCCCTGCTCGACGGCGGGCGGCGGGTGATCACCCTCGTGCTGCGGCGGATCGACGCCTTCTCTCTGGGAGCCCTGATCGCCCTCTACGAACGCAGCGTGGGGCTCTATGCGGGGATGATCGGTATCAACGCCTACCACCAGCCGGGGGTCGAGGCGGGAAAGAAGGCCGCCGCCGGCGTCCTCGAATTGCAGGCGGCCCTGTTGGAGCACATCGCCGCCCGCGCCGACCGGGAACTCGACGCGGCCGGTTGGGCCGAGGCGGTAGGGCGGCCGGAGATGGCGGTGGAGGCCCACTGGCTGCTGGAGCACCTGGCGGCCTGCGGTCGGGGGGTGCGGCGGGTGCCGGCGCATCCGGCCCCCCGCTTCCGCTCCACGGTGGACTGA
- a CDS encoding thrombospondin type 3 repeat-containing protein, translating into MKMVRNRLSAFATVGFFLTAWCLSGASALAARVDQIDLVDGEDLVRYGRRTSDSLGDHIATGDFNGDGTLDIAVGASGFDGSLTDRDSAGAIYIFYGNAPYEKVQDLGAGATADFVVLGAATQDGLGVYFTLADLDRDGTDDLIMGTPAGAGPEGVDADGDGTIDRAGLQSRGEVYVLFGGRSRATPFDLARPDRKLIRADMWIYGAAASDFLGEGVDAADIDGDGSLDLLLGAPGTDGPAGNRENAGSIQILLASQTDFTNCPDGNGNPCQRDLRTSPADAVIHGPSWDWDGDGTFNELGENEQAKMGSTFATGDFNGDGVADIALQLRRSRGPADDRIDAGLVGVIYGTSPFPASIDLDTTGALDQTVHGKDAYDILGDSLLLADLNGDSTDDLIMGVPFGDQDDDNDGTFDRNNVGEVTVVWGGNALLEADLDLANPGFGQADYFWTLVGHGDEDGFGEVLGVGDLDGDSQPDLVVTAPYGAGPADGRNGAGEAWIRYGDGTLGLASPDEDFKDAGGPVIWGKGQADGLGFSMALADIDGDNLAEILLGASSATSPDPDPDNTADAGERPGGGAMWWVTPWDGDGDGFRDLYDNCYLDFNPGQADDDGDLWGNFCDNCSVDANHDQKNSDDDSFGDACDDDDDNDFVPDAYGAGSTGPCNTGVTDTCDDNCPTVKNGSFDAGTPQADTDDDGVGDVCDNCPNDPNPGQEDHDLDGSGDACDPDDDNDGISDASDTCPFTPGLNTDSDSDGLGDVCDNCPNVANAGQEDADGDEVGDACDNCVNTWNPDQDDVDGDTIGGACDNCPADANTDQADGDLDGAGDVCDNCPNDANPDQRDTDSPLETGECPWVDADGDGTMDPGESGGPDGVGDVCDNCVDLCNPSQTEQKGFFSDTDHVGGECDNCGGMNNGDCDVDPLFCDSDGDGTMTQEEYDSGFQINTDGDTQGDACDSDDDDDTVPDSSDNCRLIDNPGQEDADADGRGDVCDNCVNTANPNQVDTDADGFGDACDNCPNDANFDQVDSEGDGTGNVCDDDDDNDTILDVDDNCPFAPNTDQADSDGDGVGDVCDFTELDLATDTDDFVVYAAEIIDNGGWAVAAGDLNADGFGDLVFSAPFDDGAANDRAQAGAVFVVFGRVTSGKLDYAVQNPDVVFYGEQPEDVLGQALAVGDVNGDGTDDLVMAASSGECDFGGDSWTGASCRSLDKNTGIYHEERCKGCGRVYVFYGRTTWNSSYDLRNDADLNQPNADATFIGRSGGDSLGRALALTDLNGDGQLDVCMGAPNYRVDLNADPQNPNDIIYGGVFVAFGGADFPVVTKYEFGDPDYLIRGADEADRAGRVLAGGDVNGDGVGDLVIGARGASGPANTHTRAGQAYLFYGDSALTSGTGFDLEIDGSTKPYVYGVDNEDAFPNDIAVGDLNGDGTDDMLFGVSFAASKDNLRSGAGEAYVVLGGASWTGNDAVDMRANNIFYGRNNADAFGHAVGIGDMDGDGVQELFFSAPLSAGSFGGGRNAAGEVIIYNWNDVKNNFIVDTLDTTLVKPVTSVLGAEVNDTLGYEETNLELADLNRDGVVELIVGAEGGDGDPDDTTDRTDAGEVWVVAPSDVDGDQLRNLADNCPSDSNPDQLDTDGDGWGDVCDNCPDTSNPKQEDDNNNGVGNACECDDDLDGIPNSGPCANLPTNNCAAGNRDNCLDNCPNTSNPTQSDVDGDGTGDACDSDEDGDGVASGSDNCPLIDNPGQEDADSDGTGNACTTTKIDLAAGGRVIYGEENQDAFASGGVTGDFNGDGVMDLAVGARSADGPTNGRNGCGAVYVFYGPIASGIDLALTAADVEIYGQDAGDELGYALAAGDLNNDGIDDIIASAPGGDGNGNTAADAGQVHVFYGGSLPATLDLASTSSNLLFFGEQASDRFGENLVTGDWDGDGAADLAIASPNSASNFDGNPGGGEIWLLLDQVLNTITTVDPFSVSNYISGVDNNDHLGLAMVAGDLDGDSTDDLLVGAPDADGVGNNKADAGEVYMISNTILAGDQNIELFNASDYTLLLYGDTPADRAGASLALADLSGDSTLDMLIGLPGQGSPPGATARLDAGGAEQIDGRADYTAIDGQELVQATDRSFFGAVAGAQLASSLAVVDYDGGGGLDLIFGAPGMAGPDGSRSGAGAVVVLEGSRIPSTTSIIDLANIVPAQEIHGADVDDSVAGQPWLPVTELDASTPGLELSVPALGGDGPDGTRTAAGEAWLVSQNDSDWDGFTDDVDCAPTDGSVGALSNTGLTSTWSDKQTFNWAAVNGAATYNFYRGTVVQPWQYNESCLQTGLTNPTGTDATTPAAGQAYWYDSTAQSGAACIGPLGDDGNGSTRPDPPACP; encoded by the coding sequence ATGAAAATGGTGAGGAACAGGCTTTCCGCCTTCGCCACGGTGGGCTTTTTCCTCACGGCCTGGTGCCTTTCGGGTGCCAGCGCCCTGGCTGCCCGGGTGGACCAGATCGACCTCGTCGACGGTGAGGACCTGGTGCGCTACGGGCGCCGCACGAGCGACTCCCTGGGCGATCACATCGCCACGGGCGATTTCAACGGGGACGGGACCCTGGACATCGCCGTGGGAGCCTCGGGCTTCGACGGAAGTCTGACCGACCGGGACTCCGCAGGCGCGATCTACATTTTCTACGGCAACGCACCGTACGAGAAGGTCCAGGATCTGGGCGCGGGCGCCACGGCCGACTTCGTTGTTCTCGGCGCGGCGACCCAGGACGGCCTGGGGGTCTATTTCACCCTCGCCGACCTGGACCGGGACGGCACCGACGACCTGATCATGGGGACTCCCGCCGGCGCCGGGCCGGAAGGTGTCGATGCCGATGGTGACGGCACGATCGACAGGGCCGGGCTGCAGAGTCGCGGCGAGGTCTACGTTCTCTTCGGCGGTCGTTCGCGGGCGACGCCTTTCGACCTGGCTCGGCCCGACCGCAAGCTGATCCGCGCCGACATGTGGATCTATGGCGCCGCGGCCTCCGATTTCCTCGGCGAAGGCGTCGACGCGGCGGATATCGATGGAGACGGCAGCCTCGATCTGCTGCTCGGTGCTCCGGGGACGGACGGCCCCGCCGGGAACCGGGAAAACGCCGGGTCGATCCAGATCCTCCTGGCCAGCCAGACCGATTTCACCAACTGCCCGGACGGCAACGGCAACCCCTGCCAGAGAGATTTGCGCACCTCCCCCGCCGACGCGGTGATCCATGGACCCTCCTGGGACTGGGACGGTGACGGTACTTTCAACGAACTGGGAGAGAACGAGCAGGCCAAGATGGGCTCGACCTTCGCCACCGGCGACTTCAACGGCGATGGTGTGGCGGACATCGCCCTGCAGTTGCGCCGCTCGCGGGGGCCGGCCGACGATCGGATCGATGCCGGCTTGGTGGGTGTGATCTATGGCACCTCGCCCTTTCCGGCGTCGATCGACCTGGATACCACCGGTGCCCTCGATCAGACGGTCCACGGCAAGGATGCCTACGACATTCTCGGTGACAGCCTGCTGCTGGCGGATCTCAACGGCGATTCCACCGATGACCTGATCATGGGTGTGCCTTTCGGAGACCAGGACGACGACAACGACGGCACCTTCGACCGGAACAACGTGGGCGAGGTGACGGTGGTCTGGGGCGGTAACGCGCTGCTCGAGGCCGACCTCGACCTGGCCAACCCGGGTTTCGGCCAGGCCGACTACTTCTGGACCCTCGTCGGTCACGGTGACGAGGACGGCTTCGGCGAGGTTCTCGGGGTGGGTGACCTGGATGGAGACTCCCAGCCCGACCTGGTGGTCACCGCACCCTATGGCGCGGGGCCGGCGGACGGCCGGAACGGCGCCGGCGAGGCCTGGATTCGCTATGGCGACGGTACATTGGGCCTGGCTTCTCCCGATGAAGACTTCAAGGACGCCGGTGGGCCGGTGATCTGGGGTAAGGGGCAGGCCGACGGCCTGGGGTTCTCGATGGCGCTGGCGGACATCGACGGCGACAACCTGGCGGAGATCCTGCTCGGTGCCAGCTCGGCGACTTCTCCCGACCCGGATCCGGACAACACCGCCGATGCCGGCGAACGTCCCGGTGGCGGCGCCATGTGGTGGGTCACTCCGTGGGACGGCGATGGTGACGGTTTCCGCGATCTCTACGACAACTGCTACCTCGACTTCAACCCGGGGCAGGCGGACGACGACGGGGACCTGTGGGGCAATTTCTGCGACAACTGCTCGGTCGATGCCAACCACGACCAGAAGAACTCTGACGACGACAGCTTCGGCGACGCGTGCGACGACGATGACGACAACGATTTCGTTCCGGACGCCTACGGTGCCGGCTCCACCGGTCCGTGCAATACGGGCGTTACGGATACCTGCGACGACAACTGTCCGACGGTGAAGAACGGCAGCTTCGATGCGGGCACTCCTCAGGCGGATACGGACGATGACGGTGTTGGCGACGTCTGTGACAACTGCCCCAACGATCCCAATCCGGGCCAGGAAGACCACGACCTGGACGGCAGCGGTGACGCGTGTGACCCCGACGACGACAACGACGGTATTTCGGACGCCTCCGATACCTGCCCGTTCACGCCGGGGCTGAACACCGACAGCGACTCGGACGGCCTGGGCGATGTTTGCGACAACTGTCCGAACGTCGCGAATGCCGGCCAGGAAGACGCCGACGGCGACGAGGTGGGTGACGCCTGTGACAACTGCGTGAACACCTGGAACCCGGACCAGGACGACGTGGACGGCGACACCATCGGCGGTGCCTGCGACAACTGTCCGGCCGATGCCAACACCGACCAGGCGGATGGCGACCTGGATGGCGCCGGTGACGTCTGCGACAACTGCCCGAATGACGCCAATCCCGACCAGCGGGATACCGACTCGCCCCTCGAAACCGGCGAGTGCCCGTGGGTCGATGCCGATGGTGACGGCACGATGGATCCGGGTGAGTCCGGCGGTCCCGACGGAGTCGGCGACGTCTGCGACAACTGCGTCGATCTCTGCAACCCGAGCCAGACGGAGCAGAAGGGATTCTTCTCCGACACCGACCACGTCGGTGGTGAGTGCGATAACTGCGGTGGGATGAACAACGGTGACTGCGACGTGGATCCGCTCTTCTGCGATTCCGACGGCGACGGCACCATGACCCAGGAAGAATACGACTCCGGCTTCCAGATCAATACCGACGGGGACACCCAGGGCGACGCCTGCGACTCCGACGACGACGATGACACGGTGCCCGACTCTTCCGACAATTGCCGGCTGATCGACAATCCCGGCCAGGAAGACGCCGACGCCGACGGTCGTGGAGACGTCTGCGACAACTGCGTCAATACGGCCAATCCCAACCAGGTGGATACCGACGCCGACGGCTTCGGTGACGCCTGTGACAACTGCCCCAATGATGCCAACTTCGACCAGGTGGACTCGGAAGGTGACGGCACGGGCAACGTTTGCGACGACGACGACGACAACGACACGATCCTCGACGTGGACGACAACTGTCCGTTCGCGCCGAATACCGACCAGGCCGACAGTGACGGCGATGGTGTGGGCGACGTCTGTGACTTCACCGAACTGGACCTGGCCACCGACACCGACGACTTCGTCGTCTACGCCGCCGAGATCATCGACAACGGTGGCTGGGCGGTGGCGGCCGGCGACCTCAACGCCGACGGCTTCGGCGACCTGGTTTTCAGCGCTCCCTTCGACGATGGAGCGGCCAACGACCGGGCGCAGGCCGGCGCGGTCTTCGTGGTCTTCGGACGGGTGACTTCCGGCAAGTTGGACTACGCGGTGCAGAACCCTGACGTGGTCTTCTACGGTGAGCAGCCGGAGGACGTGTTGGGGCAGGCGCTGGCGGTCGGTGACGTCAACGGCGATGGTACTGACGACCTCGTGATGGCGGCCTCGAGCGGCGAGTGCGATTTCGGGGGTGATTCCTGGACCGGAGCGAGCTGCCGGAGCCTGGACAAGAACACCGGCATCTATCACGAGGAGCGCTGCAAGGGCTGTGGCCGGGTCTACGTGTTCTACGGTCGAACCACGTGGAACAGCAGCTACGACCTGCGCAACGACGCCGACCTCAATCAGCCCAACGCCGACGCGACCTTCATCGGGCGATCCGGCGGTGACAGCCTCGGGCGTGCGCTGGCCCTGACCGACCTCAACGGCGATGGGCAGCTCGATGTCTGCATGGGGGCGCCCAATTACCGGGTCGATCTCAACGCCGATCCGCAGAATCCCAACGACATCATCTACGGCGGCGTGTTCGTCGCCTTCGGCGGGGCGGACTTCCCCGTGGTGACCAAGTACGAGTTCGGCGATCCCGACTACCTGATTCGGGGCGCCGACGAGGCGGATCGCGCCGGGCGCGTGCTGGCCGGTGGGGACGTCAACGGCGATGGTGTGGGCGACCTGGTGATCGGTGCCCGCGGCGCTTCGGGCCCGGCCAATACCCACACCCGTGCGGGGCAGGCCTATCTCTTCTACGGCGACTCGGCCCTCACCTCGGGAACCGGTTTCGACCTGGAGATCGATGGTTCGACCAAGCCCTACGTCTACGGTGTTGACAACGAGGACGCGTTCCCCAACGACATCGCGGTGGGCGACCTCAATGGTGACGGCACCGATGACATGCTCTTCGGCGTCTCTTTCGCGGCGAGTAAGGACAATCTCCGCAGCGGTGCCGGCGAGGCTTACGTGGTTCTTGGCGGCGCCAGTTGGACCGGTAACGACGCTGTCGACATGCGGGCCAACAACATCTTCTACGGTCGGAACAACGCAGACGCTTTCGGCCATGCGGTGGGCATCGGTGACATGGACGGCGACGGTGTGCAGGAACTCTTCTTCAGCGCACCGCTTTCGGCCGGCTCCTTCGGCGGCGGTCGCAATGCCGCCGGCGAAGTGATCATCTACAACTGGAACGACGTGAAGAACAACTTCATCGTCGACACTCTGGACACCACGCTGGTCAAGCCCGTCACCTCGGTACTGGGTGCCGAGGTCAACGACACCTTGGGATACGAAGAGACCAACCTCGAACTGGCCGATCTCAACCGGGACGGGGTGGTGGAGTTGATCGTCGGAGCCGAAGGCGGTGACGGCGATCCGGACGATACGACGGACCGCACCGACGCGGGAGAGGTCTGGGTCGTGGCGCCTTCCGATGTGGACGGTGACCAGCTCCGCAACCTGGCCGACAACTGCCCCTCCGATTCCAACCCCGATCAGCTCGATACGGACGGCGACGGCTGGGGCGACGTCTGCGACAACTGCCCGGACACCTCCAATCCCAAGCAGGAAGACGACAACAACAACGGCGTGGGGAACGCGTGCGAATGTGACGACGACCTGGACGGTATTCCCAACAGCGGTCCGTGCGCCAACTTGCCGACGAACAACTGCGCCGCGGGCAACCGGGACAACTGCCTGGACAACTGCCCGAACACTTCCAATCCGACCCAGTCCGACGTGGATGGCGATGGGACGGGCGACGCGTGTGACAGCGACGAGGATGGCGACGGCGTGGCCAGTGGCTCCGACAACTGCCCGCTGATCGACAACCCGGGGCAGGAGGACGCCGACAGCGACGGCACCGGTAACGCCTGCACCACGACGAAGATCGATCTGGCCGCCGGTGGCCGGGTGATCTACGGCGAGGAAAACCAGGACGCCTTTGCCAGCGGCGGCGTGACCGGCGATTTCAACGGCGACGGCGTGATGGACCTGGCCGTGGGGGCCAGGAGTGCCGATGGGCCCACCAACGGCCGCAATGGCTGCGGTGCGGTCTACGTCTTCTACGGGCCGATCGCCTCCGGCATCGACCTGGCGCTCACCGCGGCGGACGTGGAGATCTACGGGCAGGATGCCGGCGACGAGTTGGGCTATGCGCTGGCAGCCGGTGATCTGAACAACGACGGCATCGACGACATCATCGCTTCGGCCCCGGGTGGCGACGGCAACGGCAACACCGCCGCCGATGCGGGGCAGGTCCACGTGTTCTACGGTGGTTCGCTGCCGGCCACGCTGGACCTGGCCAGCACCTCGTCGAACCTGCTGTTCTTCGGTGAGCAGGCTTCCGACCGCTTCGGTGAGAACCTGGTGACGGGGGACTGGGACGGCGATGGCGCGGCGGACCTGGCGATTGCCTCTCCAAACTCCGCTTCCAACTTCGACGGGAACCCGGGCGGCGGCGAGATCTGGCTGCTGCTCGACCAGGTGCTCAACACCATCACCACGGTCGATCCCTTCAGCGTCAGCAACTACATCAGCGGCGTGGACAACAACGACCACCTGGGCCTGGCGATGGTGGCCGGTGACCTCGACGGCGACAGCACCGACGACCTGCTCGTCGGTGCGCCGGACGCCGACGGAGTGGGCAACAACAAGGCCGATGCCGGGGAGGTCTACATGATCTCCAATACGATCCTGGCCGGCGACCAGAACATCGAACTGTTCAACGCCAGCGACTACACGCTCTTGCTCTACGGTGACACGCCGGCGGACCGGGCGGGGGCGAGCCTGGCCCTGGCCGACCTCAGCGGCGACAGCACTCTGGACATGCTGATCGGTCTTCCGGGCCAGGGGTCGCCTCCGGGGGCCACGGCGCGTCTCGACGCCGGTGGCGCCGAGCAGATCGATGGCCGTGCGGACTACACGGCGATCGACGGGCAGGAACTGGTGCAGGCCACCGATCGTTCCTTCTTCGGTGCCGTCGCCGGTGCGCAGCTGGCCAGCAGCCTGGCTGTCGTGGACTACGACGGCGGCGGCGGGCTGGACCTGATCTTCGGAGCTCCGGGCATGGCCGGTCCCGACGGATCCCGCAGCGGCGCCGGTGCCGTGGTGGTGCTCGAGGGCAGCCGGATTCCTTCCACCACGTCGATCATCGACCTGGCCAACATCGTGCCGGCCCAGGAGATTCACGGTGCCGACGTGGACGATTCGGTGGCGGGCCAGCCCTGGCTTCCGGTCACCGAACTCGACGCCTCGACTCCAGGGCTGGAGCTGAGCGTGCCGGCCCTGGGCGGCGACGGGCCCGATGGCACCCGCACCGCCGCCGGTGAGGCCTGGCTGGTTTCCCAGAACGATTCGGACTGGGACGGCTTCACCGACGACGTGGACTGTGCGCCGACGGACGGTTCGGTGGGGGCCCTGAGCAACACGGGCCTGACCTCCACCTGGTCTGACAAGCAGACCTTCAACTGGGCGGCGGTCAACGGCGCGGCAACCTACAACTTCTACCGCGGGACGGTGGTCCAGCCCTGGCAGTACAACGAGAGCTGCCTGCAGACGGGCCTGACCAATCCGACGGGCACCGACGCGACCACTCCCGCGGCGGGCCAGGCCTACTGGTACGACAGCACGGCCCAGTCCGGCGCCGCCTGCATCGGCCCCCTCGGGGACGACGGCAACGGCTCGACCCGGCCGGATCCGCCCGCCTGCCCCTAG